In Cystobacter ferrugineus, the DNA window CGAGCGGTGTGTCACGCGCGGCTCGATCGAGAACCGGACGTTCTCGGCCTTCTACCTCAAGGAGGGCCGCATCCTCGCCGCGGATGTCATTGGCCGGCCCGCGGACTTCATGGCGGCCCGGAAGATGGTCTCGAGCCGGACGCCCGTGGATGCCCAACGCCTCGCGGATGAGAGCGTTCCGCTCGGGCAGTGCGCCGTGTAGCGCCCCTGCGCCAAAGCAATCCCAGACGGTAGGCGGATGAGCGATGCAATCGGAGAATCGGCGCAGCCGGACGAGGAGGTTGACTTTTGCCGGGTTCAACCTGGTGAGTGGGTTCTACACCACGTTTCTGGGAGTGGTTGAAAGGGTGTGGACCAATGATCCAGACAAGCACCTGGTGAACCCCAAGGGCATGCGAGAAGCGGAACTCGTGGCGTTCGCCACCATGGGGCTTGGCCTGCTGGCTTCAACGGCCAGCGTGGCGGTTCTGTTGAGACGACGGGCGGGTTGGGTCGTGCTCGCGGGCTTCGACGGTCTTTGGCTGGCTGTATCGGGTTTCTTCGCCACGCGAAGTTGGATTTTCATGCTGCCCGCCGTGCTGGCTGGTTGGCTCCTCTGGCTCGCCATCGGAACATTGCGACGGTCTGGGATGAATTAGCCCTCGTCGGACAGCCCATACTCCTTGAGCTTGCGGCCCAGCGTGTTGCGGCCAATTCGCAGCGCCTTGGCGGCGGCCGTCCGGTTGCCCTTCACCAACTCCAGCACGCGCAGGATGTGCCGCTTCTCCACCTCGGCCAGGGGCAACACGTCCTCGAGCCCTCCCTCCGCCGCTCGCGGCTCGGTGGCCGGTGGGGCGGACGTGGCGTCCACCACCTTGGGCAAGGGCAGGTGCTCCTCGAGGATCTCCCCCTCGCTGAGCACCACCGCGCTCTCGATGCAGTTCTCCAGCTCGCGCACGTTGCCCGGCCAGCGGTAGCGCTTGAGCCGCTCGAGCGCCGTGGCACTCAGCCTTGGCTGGGGCAGGCGGTGGCGCCGCGCCGCCGACGCGATGAAGTGCCGCGTCAGCCGCTCGATGTCCTCTCCGCCTCGCTCGCGCAGCGGCGGCAACACCAGCTCCACCACCTTGATGCGGTAGTACAAGTCCTCGCGGAACTTCCCCTCGGCCACCATGCGCGCCAGGTCGCGGTTGGTCGCCGCGACGATCCGCACGTCCATCTTCAACGTCTGGGTGCCGCCCACGCGCTCGAACTCGCGATCCTGCAACACGCGCAACAGCTTGCCCTGCACCGGCAGGGGCAGCTCACCGATCTCGTCGATGAACACCGTGCCACCCTCGGCCGCCTCGAACTTGCCCGGCACCCGGTGGTCCGCCCCCGTGAAGGCGCCCTTCTCGTGGCCGAACAGCTCGTTCTCTATGAGCGTGGCGGGCAGCGCCGCGCAGTCCACCTTCACGAAGGGCTTGTCCCGCCTCGGCCCGTTCACGTGCACCGCCCGGGCGAACAGTTCCTTGCCACACCCGCTCTCGCCCCGCAGCAGCACCGTGGCGTCCGTGGGCGCCGCCTTCTGGATGAGCCGGTAGATGACCTTGAGCGACTCGGACTCGCCGATGATGCGGTTGAAGAAGTAGCCCACCGGAGCCTGGGGCTGCTCCTTGGCTCGTTGCAGCTCCTGGTACAGGCTGGTGCGCTGCAGCGCCTGGCTCACCTGGGTGGCGATGGCCTGGAGCCGCTGCACGTCGTCCTCGGTGAAGCGCTCGCCGCCGCGGCGGTTGAGCACCTGCAACACGCCGTAGAGCGTGCCGCCCGCGTCGCGCAGCGGCACCGCGAGGTTCGTCGTGGTGCGGTAGCCCGTCAGCCGATCGATGTCCGCGAAGAAGCGGCTCTCCCCACCGGGGGTGGGCATGTTGACGGGCTCGCCGTGCTGGGCCACCGAGCCCGCCACGCCCTGGCCACGCTTCACCCGGATCTGGGACACCTCGGGCAGGTGCGCCGCGCGCGAGAACAGCTCGTCGCGCGCCGGATCCAACAGCCACAGCGTGCCCCGGTCCGCCTGCATCGTCACCGCGATGCGATCCACCAGCGTCTGGAGGAAGGCATCGAGATCCACCTCGCGGCCGACGAGCCCGCCGAGAGGGAGCAGCACCTGACTGACGTCCGGGGAAGTGGCCATGAAGGGCAGGGGAGGCAGCTCGAAGAGGGACAGCAGACTAGCGCAGGGCGAATCCATGTGTCCCTCCTGGCTCATGCGTGCGCCCCAGCCCCGAGCACGACGCGCTTGCCCTCGCGGGCCGGCTCGCTGGCGGCGAAGTACTGGCGGGCCTCCTCGGCCATGGCCTCCACCTGCTCGTCGTTGTGGGCGGGGTCATGGTGGAAGAGGAACAGCCGGCGGGCGTGGACGGCGTGGGCCACCTGGGCCGCGTCCACCATGGTGGAGTGGCCCCAGCCCTTGCGAGGCGCCCCACGCGAGCCGTTGTACTCGTCCGGGGTGTACTGCGCGTCCATGCACAGCGCGTCCACGCCCTCCATCCAGCGCGCGTGGCGAGCGTCCAGCGCGGCGAGCGACATCTCCATGTCCGTGGCGTAGACGAAGGAGTGGCCATCCGCCTCGACGCGGTAGGCCAGGCACCCCTGGGGGTGGGGGGAGTCGAAGGGCGTCACGCGGAAGGGGCCCACCTCCACCGTGTGGCCATGCAGCGCCGAGCGGAACGCCATGCGAGCGCGCATGGTGGACAGGGGCACCGGGAAGTTGGGCGGCTCCATCTGCTTCGCCAGCACCGAGGCCAGAGCCGAGTCCCCATCCGGGCCCGGGCCATACAGCTCCAGCTCCGTCGTGGGCAGGTAGCCCGGGGAGAAGAAGGGGAAGCCCTGCACGTGGTCCCAGTGCAGGTGCGAGAAGAAGAGCGTGGCCTTGCGCGGCGCGCCCTCGCGCATCATCACCTCGCCCAGGGCGCGCAGGCCCGTGCCGGCGTCGAGGATGAGCCGGTGCCCCTGGCTCGTCACCTCCAGGCAGGACGTGTTGCCGCCGATGCCCGCCGCGTGCGCCCCCGACACCGCGATGCTTCCCCGGACTCCGTAGAAACGCACTTCCATGTCGGCTCCTCCTCGAGAACGTGGGCGCTCCCGTGCGGGGGCGCCCTGGACGTTCCCTGGTCAGAGCAAGGACCCTGCCAACGCCAAATGGCCGGAGTTGCAGGGAGTTCCAGGCCCGTCTGGAGGGCGGATGCTCCATTCCGGTGCACCTGGATGGGGCGAGCGCGCCGATTCGGATCGCCCATGAGGGGGCTCGCCGCCGCCGGGCATCGTTGGAAGAATCTGAAATCCCGCGCCCTGAGCCACGGCAGGAGCAGGCACGTCCTTCGCTGGCATCCCTCTCCGACTCTTCGTCCAGGTAGCCCTGACGTATCTGGTAGTCCGCGAGGATCTCCGCGCCCCTCATGGCGGCTCCAATGGTGGATAGCTCCAAGTCCAGGCTGATCGCCCTCGGTTCCAGGCTCCTGATTTCAGTCCCTTCGGTCACCCTGGCCAGGGGCCATGGCGCATAGCCCTGAGTTGGTCTACTGTGGGAAGGCGAGAGGGCGTGATGGCGGGCCCATCGAGGGACTAGCTCGGCCGTGTCGCATGACGGTTTCGATCTGACCTATGTGGACGCTGAAGAACCACACGGCGTACGCCGCTGAACGCAACTGGACGCGCGACAAGGATGGGTTGCACTGGTGGCTCGTCGCGGTCAGGGCGACGTTCGACATCGTGCCCGGGGGGCGGCTCGTCCTGGCAGACGAGCAGCCAGCACCCGTGCTGATGCCGGAGTACTTCGGCGAGCCCGGCCAATCGAGCCTGCGCTATGACTCGGACCTCCTGGCCATGAAGCCAGGTACGGACGTGCTGATCCATGCGCACGCGCATGCTCCGAAAGGCAGGCCCGCCGAGACGGTGCCGGTCTCGTTGCGTCTCGGGCAGATCCACAAGGTGCTGGTCGTGCATGGGGAGCGCACCTACGTCAGGGGAATGCTCGGAGTGGTGCCGAGCCAACCGCAGACGTTCAAGACGCGCCCGATTCGATATGAGTTCGCGTTCGGCGGCCGCGATGTGTCCGATTCCGACCCCAGCAAGCATCGCCTCGACGAGCGAAACCCCATCGGCCGCGGGTTCGGGACGCGAAATGCCCATGTCGTCGGGAAGCCGGCCTGCACCCTTGAGTATCCAGAAGGTGACCCTGCCAAGATGGGCCCGGCGGGTTTCGGGCCTGTCGACTCCTCCTGGCTGCCGCGGCGCAAGCTGGCGGGGACGTATGATGCGCGGTGGGAGCAGACGAAGAAACCGCTGCTCCCAGATGACTTCGATCCCGCCTTCGCGCTGAGTGCCCCCACGGACCAGCGGACAGAGAAGTCCCTCGTCGGCGGAGAGCGTGTCGAGTTGCTGAACATGACGCCCGACGGCGTCCTGCGCTTCGAACTCCCGCGCATCTCGCTCAGATTCACCACGCGTATCGGCACTCGGCGGGAGCAGCACGGCGCGCGCTTGGTGACAGTGTTCGTGGAGCCTGAAGAAAAGCGCCTATCGCTGGTATGGCAGAGCGTGCTGCGCGTTCGAGCCCCCGAGGCGGACTATCTCGACGAGACGGAAATCGTCGAACGAGGGGGTACGACGTGAACGTCCAGGTCGAGGTGGTGGCTGTCGCCGCGCGGACCCCTGTCGGCCTCACCGCCGAGAGCAGCGCGGCCTCCGTGCGCGCGGGCATCTGCCGGTATGCCGAGTACCCCTTCATCGACCCACGCGGCGAGCGTCTGGTGCCCATGGCTGCGAGTGTTCTCGAGGAGATCGAGGCGAAGATCGATCAAAAGATCCTCTACGGAGACAAGCTCAGCGTGTTGCTCGCGCTTCCGGAAACCCGCCCGGGATTCTCCGAAGAAGATGCTGCCTGGGTCGTGGATTCGGTGGCCGCGCGCCTCCGGTCGAAAATGTCCAGTGCGCGCGTCGAGGTCGCGGGGCGTGGGCACGCCGGGGCGATTCGGGCGGCCGAGCAGGTAATGCGCGAGTGCTCCGAAGGCAGGGACAATCTCTTCCTGGTCGTGGGCGTTGACAGCTACCACCACGCGAACACGTTCATGTGGTTGGAGCGAAGCCGCCGGTTCGCGCAGCCGGGGATTCGCAGCGGGTTCACCCCGGGCGAGGGAGCCGGATGCCTCGCTCTGATGAGCGCGGGACTGCGCCGTCGCCTGCGCCTCCCCCCCATTGGCCATCGTGCGAGGGGCGTGCACGGCTCAGGAGCGATTCCTTCGCGACAGTGACACGGGATCGTTCGGTGTTGGAATGACGCAGGCCGTGCAGGGCGCCGTCGCTGGGCTCGACCTTCCGCGCGAGGGTGTCGACGTCGTGTACACGGATATCAATGGCGAGCGTTACCGCAGCGAGGAGTGGGGCTTCGTCGCGCTGCGGGCACCGTCGGTCTGGAGATCAGCCGGGTACAAGGCCCCGAGCGACTGCTGGGGGGACGTGGGCGCCGCGTTTGGGGCCCTCGGGGGAGTGCTGGCGATCCGGGCCTTCGCGAGGGGCTACGCGCGGGGCCCACGTGCGCTGGTGATGGCGGGTTCCGATGGTGGGCTGAGAGGAGCGATGCTCCTGCAAGCCCCACAGGTGTCATGAGGAGGTAATTCCAATGCCGAGCGACCGAAGTGAGGTAAATCTAGGCTCCTTTGGTCACGGAGAGAGCGTCCCGCCGTGTGGGTCCTGCAACATCATCCTACCCTTGATGCTCTGCACCAAAGGCAAGAGCAAGGAGAAGAAATGCCAGCACAAGAACAAGAGGTAGAGGCCGCGATGGAGGCGTTTCTCCTGAGAGTCGTGCCCAACCTCAGGCAGCAATGGAAGGGCGCCACGCCGGACGCAATTGCTCGAATCGAGCAGATTGCAGGCCGCCCCTTGCCGCCATTCTATCGCTGGTTCCTCAGCCGAATGGGGCAAAGCATGGGCCCTCTGGCCTATCCTACTCTCGACTTTTCGGCACAACGCGTGCTCGACTGCTATGCCAAGGGCTGGGTTGCGCCTCATCCCCGACTCTTGCTGATTGCGCATGACTCCAATAGCATGATGCCCATGCCTCTCTTCTATGACCTCGATGCGCCGGCACGCGGCGATGCGCTGGTGGCGTCAAAAGAAGAAGGCGCCGATGAGGATGACCTGTACGAGAAGTTCGAGACTTTGCGCGAGATGCTGGCATGGGGTGCGCTTTCACTGTTCCGATTGGAAAAGATGCCACAGATATGCAGGGGCACTTTCCATGGCGACCATCCCAACCTCCTCGCCCTCATCGAGCCAGTGATGAGTAGCCTGGGTTTCAAGCAACCGATCTCCACCGGCCCCTACTGCGGACTGTATGAACGCGACGATGCGGCCCTGATCTGCATAGGGACGCCGAGGCAAGGACTCGACAAGGTGCGGTCCTTCAAGTTCAGCGGCAACACCGCTGGAGTCCTCCGGAAAATCCTGGGTGAAATCGCAGCGGCGTCTTCTCTGGAGGTCCAAGTCGATGAATGGGTTCCGGCGCTCCAGTGATTCCTGGGCGCGGGGATGGGGCTGGATGAAATGCATGATAGGCATTGCATGTCCCGGTAATGTGACGCCAGTCACAGGGGCAGGTCAGTGCCACGGGCGGGGCCTCGGCGGATAGCCAGCACAGCAGGGAGCAGCTGGTTTCGGACCTGCTCCCCCGGTGAGTGTCAACGGAGTTGTCGCGAGAAGCTGACTCAAGCAGTGAGCCGAAATGAAGGTACTGCAGGGGTGAAGTGCTGGGA includes these proteins:
- a CDS encoding sigma-54-dependent Fis family transcriptional regulator; the protein is MDSPCASLLSLFELPPLPFMATSPDVSQVLLPLGGLVGREVDLDAFLQTLVDRIAVTMQADRGTLWLLDPARDELFSRAAHLPEVSQIRVKRGQGVAGSVAQHGEPVNMPTPGGESRFFADIDRLTGYRTTTNLAVPLRDAGGTLYGVLQVLNRRGGERFTEDDVQRLQAIATQVSQALQRTSLYQELQRAKEQPQAPVGYFFNRIIGESESLKVIYRLIQKAAPTDATVLLRGESGCGKELFARAVHVNGPRRDKPFVKVDCAALPATLIENELFGHEKGAFTGADHRVPGKFEAAEGGTVFIDEIGELPLPVQGKLLRVLQDREFERVGGTQTLKMDVRIVAATNRDLARMVAEGKFREDLYYRIKVVELVLPPLRERGGEDIERLTRHFIASAARRHRLPQPRLSATALERLKRYRWPGNVRELENCIESAVVLSEGEILEEHLPLPKVVDATSAPPATEPRAAEGGLEDVLPLAEVEKRHILRVLELVKGNRTAAAKALRIGRNTLGRKLKEYGLSDEG
- a CDS encoding MBL fold metallo-hydrolase, giving the protein MEVRFYGVRGSIAVSGAHAAGIGGNTSCLEVTSQGHRLILDAGTGLRALGEVMMREGAPRKATLFFSHLHWDHVQGFPFFSPGYLPTTELELYGPGPDGDSALASVLAKQMEPPNFPVPLSTMRARMAFRSALHGHTVEVGPFRVTPFDSPHPQGCLAYRVEADGHSFVYATDMEMSLAALDARHARWMEGVDALCMDAQYTPDEYNGSRGAPRKGWGHSTMVDAAQVAHAVHARRLFLFHHDPAHNDEQVEAMAEEARQYFAASEPAREGKRVVLGAGAHA
- a CDS encoding DUF2169 family type VI secretion system accessory protein — encoded protein: MWTLKNHTAYAAERNWTRDKDGLHWWLVAVRATFDIVPGGRLVLADEQPAPVLMPEYFGEPGQSSLRYDSDLLAMKPGTDVLIHAHAHAPKGRPAETVPVSLRLGQIHKVLVVHGERTYVRGMLGVVPSQPQTFKTRPIRYEFAFGGRDVSDSDPSKHRLDERNPIGRGFGTRNAHVVGKPACTLEYPEGDPAKMGPAGFGPVDSSWLPRRKLAGTYDARWEQTKKPLLPDDFDPAFALSAPTDQRTEKSLVGGERVELLNMTPDGVLRFELPRISLRFTTRIGTRREQHGARLVTVFVEPEEKRLSLVWQSVLRVRAPEADYLDETEIVERGGTT
- a CDS encoding SMI1/KNR4 family protein, with the translated sequence MPAQEQEVEAAMEAFLLRVVPNLRQQWKGATPDAIARIEQIAGRPLPPFYRWFLSRMGQSMGPLAYPTLDFSAQRVLDCYAKGWVAPHPRLLLIAHDSNSMMPMPLFYDLDAPARGDALVASKEEGADEDDLYEKFETLREMLAWGALSLFRLEKMPQICRGTFHGDHPNLLALIEPVMSSLGFKQPISTGPYCGLYERDDAALICIGTPRQGLDKVRSFKFSGNTAGVLRKILGEIAAASSLEVQVDEWVPALQ